The genomic window CGGACAGACGATGCCTTTCTTTTTCAGCTTTTCGATCAGCGTGGTGCGATTCAAACCGAGCAGTTTGGCCGCCTTGTTCTTGACGCCGCCCGCCTTCTGCAGCGCCTCCAGGATCAGGCGCTTTTCGAGATCGTCCAACGTGTCTTTCAGGCTGATCCCTGCTTCTCCGATCTCCAGGTGCTTGATGCCGCTTTCCTGGTAGGCCCGGATCCTCTGGGGAAGATCATCGACTTCGATCTCTCCGTCTTCGGTCATGATGACCAGTCGTTCGATCACATTTTCCAATTCGCGGACATTGCCCGGCCAGTTGTACCTTTCGAGGACGTCCAGCGCCGACTTGGAAATGCGCTTCAGTGAAAGTTCCTTTTTCTGGCAATGCTGCCTCAGGAAATGATCGACGAGCAGGGGAATGTCGCCCTCACGTTCTCTGAGCGGGGGCACGATGATGGGAATGACGTTGAGACGGTAGAAGAGGTCTTCGCGGAATTCACTGGCGGCAACGGCTCTCTCGAGGTTCTTGTTGGTCGCGGCCAGAATCCGCACATCCACCTCGATCGTGCGGGAACCGCCGAGGCGCTGGAACTTCTTCTCCTGGAGGAACCGAAGCAGCTTCACCTGGAGCTTCGGGCTCATTTCGCCGATTTCATCCAACAGGATGGTTCCGCCATGGGCCAGCTCGAACCGCCCGCGGCGCTCCCGGAGCGCCCCGGTAAAAGCCCCCCGTTCGTGGCCGAACAGTTCGCTCTCGAGCAATTCTTCGGGTATCGCCCCGCAATTTATGGGTACGAAGGTATTGTCTTTGCGTTCGCTGTGGTAATGGATGGCGTTGGCGATCAACTCCTTGCCGGTGCCGCTTTCGCCCATGATCAGAACGGTCGAATGCGATTTGGCCACGCGCCGGATCATGTGGTAGAGAGACTGCATCAGCTGGCTCTGACCGATGATCCGGTCGAAGCGGTGCTGTTCCTGGATCTGAGTGCGCAGAAGGACGTTTTCGTCCTTGAGGCTTCTGATTTCCTGGGCTCTTTTCAGGGTGAACAGGAGCTCGTCCAGGTTCGCCGGTTTGGCCAGGTAATCGAACGCCCCGCGTTTCATGGCGCCGACCGCCGTTTCGATCGTCCCGTAGCCGGTCACGACAACGACAAAGGTATCGGGGTGGTGTTCGGTGAAATGGGCAAGCACCTCCATGCCGCCCATACCCGGCATGGCAAGGTCCGTGATCACGACGTCGAAGTCGTTTTTCTGAGACGCGCTGATGGCTTCCGCGCCGCTGGAGACGATCTGAACGTCATACCCTTCGACGGTAAGGCTCTCGACCACCAGTTGGAGGGTCAACGGCTCGTCGTCGACTACGAGGACGCGGAATAGAGGTTTCATAAGCTGCGGCAGCCCCGGATGCGTCAGTTCGGCCCCGCGGCCCGCACGCGGGCGTTTCCCGGCGGGCACGGGGGAAAACTTCCAGCAATAGTCTTTTTAATGGAAGTTGATCCAAGAGGGAAGGGCAAAGAAAAAGACGAGAAAATTCTTGACCCGCCTCCCCGGCAAGGCTATGTTACCACATTATTGCAGTGAATGGAGGGTTTTGGATGGACAATCGGATGTGTGGCTTTCCTTATTATTGCGGCACCTATTATCCGGGCACCTACCGGAGACGCAGGGGTGCGCATAAGCCATAGCCGAATTTGAAGACGCTACTCAGGCCGTGGGTATCCCCTGGATCCCCACGGCCTTTTTGTTTTGAAGAACAGCAAGGCATCCGGTCGTGGGGAATCGGGAACGTCGCTGCCGAGCCGGCGGAACCAACATGCAGGATGCCTGACTTCAGAAGGCAGGGAATCACCCCGGGTTCGAGCGATCGGCCGGGAATTCCAGGGAGGAATTGGAATCATGATCATCGTATTGAAACCCGACCACAAGGAAAGCGATCTGCACCGCATCGTCCGGCGCCTCGAGGACCTCGGCCTCGGCGCCCACATCTCCAAGGGAGAGCACAGGACCATCATCGGGGCCATCGGAGACGAGAGGGTCCTTCGGGAGGTCCCGATGGAATCCTTTCCCGGCGTGGAGTCGGTTCTTCCCATTCTGAAACCCTACAAACTGGTCAGCAGGGAATTCAAGGAAGAAAACACGATCGTACAGGTCAACGGCCATCAAATAGGGGGTGACGAGATCCAGGTCATCGCGGGACCCTGTGCGGTGGAAAGCCGGGAAGTGCTCGAAGAGATCGCCGGCGAGCTCACCGCGGCGGGAGTCCATTTTCTCCGCGGCGGCGCCTTCAAGCCGCGCACGTCTCCTTACAGCTTTCAGGGGTGGGGGGAGAAGGGGCTGAAGCTCCTGGCCGGCGTGCGCGAGCGGACCGGAATGATGATCGTCACCGAGCTCATGGATCCCAGAGATACGGTGCTGCTCTGCAAGTACGCGGACATCATCCAGATCGGCACCAGGAACATGGCCAATTTCCGGCTGCTCACCGAGGTGGGAAACATCGACAAACCGGTGATCCTGAAACGGGGCATGAGCGCCACGATCAAGGAGTTCCTCATGTCGGCCGAATACATCGCGGCCCAGGGGAACGAAAAGGTCATCCTCTGTGAAAGGGGAATTCGCACGTTCGAAACCGAGACCCGCAATACGCTCGACATCAGCGCGGTCCCGCTGCTCAAGAACCTGACCCACCTGCCGGTGATCGTCGATCCGAGCCATGCCGTGGGGCGAGCGGACCTCGTTCCCGCCATGGCCAGAGCGTCCGTGGCAGCGGGCGCGGATGGACTGCTCGTCGAAGTCCACGTGCGGCCCGAGGAGGCGCTGAGCGATGGTCCGCAGTCGCTGCGTCCCGAAGCGTTTGCGGTAATGATGGAAGAGTGCCGCAGGGTCGCGGTCGCCATCGGCCGAACGATGTAAAGTCCCCGGGCACGCTCGGGGTTTTTCTCGACAGCTCCGAAAGGGGAGGAGGCATGCTGTTGTCCGATTTCATTCAAGGCGAGAGCGAGGTCAAGGTGAAGCTGGACCCCGGAGCGACGGTGGGAGTGATCGGGGGGAAAGGTGAAATGGGACGCCTTTTCAGCGGTTTCTTCCAGAGCTGCGGCTTCCGGGTGAACGTGGGCGACCTCGGGACGAACCCCACGGCCCGCGAAGTGTTGGAATCGTCCGACATTGTCCTCTTCTCGGTTCCCCTCCACCGGACCGAAGCCATCATCCGGGATTTGGTCCCCTATGCGAAGCCGCACCAACTACTGCTGGATTTGAGCAGCCTCAAGGTTGGACCGGTGAGGGAAATGCTGCGCTCGGCCTCGTTCGTGGTGGGCCTGCATCCAATGTTCGGCGGCAGGATCTCCACGTTCCGGGGCCAGACCATCGTGGCCTGCCCCGCGCGCATTCCAACTCCGGACTGGCTTCGCCTGCGCTCCCTTTTGTCCGCGGGGGGGATGGAAGTCAAGGAGAGCACCCCGGAGGAACACGATCGCATGATGAGCATCATCCAGGTCCTTTTCCACATGACCACCATGCTGACGGGAAGGGTGATGCGTCGGATGGGAATCGACCTGGCGGAGGTCCTCGAATACGCCAGTCCCGGCTACCGGGTCGAACTGAGCCAGGTGGGCCGATTGTTTGCCCAGAGTCCGGAGCTGTATTCGGCGATCATACAGGGCAATCCCGGCACGGGGGAAGTCCTCGCCCAACTCAGGGAGGGTCTGGAGCTCTACGGGGGATGGTTCGAGAAACA from Syntrophobacter fumaroxidans MPOB includes these protein-coding regions:
- the aroF gene encoding 3-deoxy-7-phosphoheptulonate synthase — translated: MIIVLKPDHKESDLHRIVRRLEDLGLGAHISKGEHRTIIGAIGDERVLREVPMESFPGVESVLPILKPYKLVSREFKEENTIVQVNGHQIGGDEIQVIAGPCAVESREVLEEIAGELTAAGVHFLRGGAFKPRTSPYSFQGWGEKGLKLLAGVRERTGMMIVTELMDPRDTVLLCKYADIIQIGTRNMANFRLLTEVGNIDKPVILKRGMSATIKEFLMSAEYIAAQGNEKVILCERGIRTFETETRNTLDISAVPLLKNLTHLPVIVDPSHAVGRADLVPAMARASVAAGADGLLVEVHVRPEEALSDGPQSLRPEAFAVMMEECRRVAVAIGRTM
- a CDS encoding sigma-54-dependent transcriptional regulator, which produces MKPLFRVLVVDDEPLTLQLVVESLTVEGYDVQIVSSGAEAISASQKNDFDVVITDLAMPGMGGMEVLAHFTEHHPDTFVVVVTGYGTIETAVGAMKRGAFDYLAKPANLDELLFTLKRAQEIRSLKDENVLLRTQIQEQHRFDRIIGQSQLMQSLYHMIRRVAKSHSTVLIMGESGTGKELIANAIHYHSERKDNTFVPINCGAIPEELLESELFGHERGAFTGALRERRGRFELAHGGTILLDEIGEMSPKLQVKLLRFLQEKKFQRLGGSRTIEVDVRILAATNKNLERAVAASEFREDLFYRLNVIPIIVPPLREREGDIPLLVDHFLRQHCQKKELSLKRISKSALDVLERYNWPGNVRELENVIERLVIMTEDGEIEVDDLPQRIRAYQESGIKHLEIGEAGISLKDTLDDLEKRLILEALQKAGGVKNKAAKLLGLNRTTLIEKLKKKGIVCPDGVA
- a CDS encoding prephenate dehydrogenase/arogenate dehydrogenase family protein, with product MLLSDFIQGESEVKVKLDPGATVGVIGGKGEMGRLFSGFFQSCGFRVNVGDLGTNPTAREVLESSDIVLFSVPLHRTEAIIRDLVPYAKPHQLLLDLSSLKVGPVREMLRSASFVVGLHPMFGGRISTFRGQTIVACPARIPTPDWLRLRSLLSAGGMEVKESTPEEHDRMMSIIQVLFHMTTMLTGRVMRRMGIDLAEVLEYASPGYRVELSQVGRLFAQSPELYSAIIQGNPGTGEVLAQLREGLELYGGWFEKQELSGFVKDFERSARYLGEFCSRAFRDSSVLHETVVKCSEGGSGGD